TCCAGACCGGCTCCGGCAGGGTCAGCGCATGGCCCATGATCCGCTTGATCAGCAGCCGATCGCCGATGAAGTGGCTGCCGATGAACGCCAGGGCGAACAGCCAATTCACCACCGGGGCTTTCCATTTCAAGAAGGTTTCGCTGTGGAACGCCAGGGTCAGGCTGCCGAAGACCAGGCACGCGACCAGGGTCAGCCATTGGCTTTTTTCCAGTTTGCGCTGGGAGATGAAGAGGGCGCCGTAGACCACAATGGAGCTGATGATCAGTACTGCGGTGGCGCTGTAGATGCCTCCGACGGTCAGCTCATGGCCGGCGATATCGATGACCCTGGGGTCGAGTTTGTAAACGATGAAAAACAGCAACAGCGGGATGAAGTCGATGAATTGTTTCACAGTAAGAGCCAGAAGCTGGATGTGTCGGCATAATAACAAACATCCTTGGCAGCGAAAGCGCCACCTGACTTGAGGTTACACACCCCCGTGAATGTTGATTTGCACTGCCACAGCACGGCCTCCGACGGCGCCCTGGCGCCCGCGGTACTGGTTGCGCGGGCATATGAGCACGGGGTGCGAGTCCTGGCGTTGACCGACCACGACACCCTTGAA
The sequence above is drawn from the Pseudomonas quebecensis genome and encodes:
- a CDS encoding septation protein A, which codes for MKQFIDFIPLLLFFIVYKLDPRVIDIAGHELTVGGIYSATAVLIISSIVVYGALFISQRKLEKSQWLTLVACLVFGSLTLAFHSETFLKWKAPVVNWLFALAFIGSHFIGDRLLIKRIMGHALTLPEPVWTRLNVAWIAFFIFCGAANLFVAFTFQDYWVDFKVFGSLGMTVLFLIGQGIYLSRHLHDTDPTTPKTED